One part of the Bdellovibrio bacteriovorus genome encodes these proteins:
- the gspN gene encoding type II secretion system protein GspN, protein MEQFRQLLKLIRESKGKIFVMVVSALVFAFLLFPFDDLSDLISSQVSRLSNNSVYVQFEKLKMSLFPQPGVKMDQVYIESIRTPAISATELVITPSVRGLIQQKPYGHVSAKGLLKGDVDVQVGKGSKTENGAERHKIEVSAKKISLHDLREMANLPILLKGQLNLESTALADLTFQEQPDIEMNLSINQFELPPSNVNTPMGPLTLPDLKLSTVELKGRLAAGQFVIETGTIGKPGDELYGTIKGKIGLTIVNRGNSFGHQIGAYNIEVDLKTKRSFQERAALFLTFIDGYKTPTSEGSQYKFKVSASNPMMPPSIGAVR, encoded by the coding sequence ATGGAGCAGTTTCGTCAGTTGCTGAAATTGATCCGCGAAAGCAAAGGCAAGATCTTTGTCATGGTGGTTTCCGCCCTGGTGTTTGCTTTCCTGCTGTTCCCGTTTGATGACCTGAGTGATTTGATTTCATCCCAGGTGTCCCGTCTTTCCAACAACTCCGTTTACGTGCAGTTCGAAAAGCTGAAAATGAGCCTGTTCCCGCAACCGGGTGTAAAAATGGATCAAGTCTATATTGAATCCATCAGAACTCCGGCGATCTCGGCGACGGAGCTTGTGATCACCCCGTCTGTTCGCGGCCTGATTCAACAAAAACCTTACGGCCATGTGTCTGCGAAGGGTTTGTTGAAAGGGGACGTCGATGTTCAGGTGGGTAAAGGCAGCAAAACCGAAAACGGTGCCGAACGCCACAAGATCGAAGTCAGCGCGAAGAAGATTTCCCTGCATGATCTGCGCGAAATGGCGAACCTGCCAATTCTGCTCAAAGGTCAGTTGAATCTTGAGTCGACGGCTTTGGCTGATCTGACTTTCCAGGAACAGCCTGATATCGAGATGAATCTTTCCATCAATCAGTTTGAACTTCCCCCTTCCAACGTGAACACCCCGATGGGGCCATTGACGTTGCCGGATCTGAAACTGAGCACGGTGGAACTGAAAGGCCGTCTGGCCGCCGGACAATTTGTGATCGAAACTGGTACGATCGGAAAACCAGGTGATGAGCTTTACGGCACTATCAAGGGCAAGATCGGCCTGACGATTGTGAATCGTGGAAACTCTTTCGGTCATCAGATCGGCGCTTACAATATCGAAGTGGACCTTAAAACCAAACGCAGCTTCCAAGAGCGCGCGGCTTTGTTTTTGACGTTCATCGATGGTTACAAAACACCGACCTCCGAAGGCTCTCAGTACAAATTCAAGGTTTCCGCCAGCAACCCTATGATGCCGCCAAGCATCGGAGCTGTGCGTTAG
- a CDS encoding general secretion pathway protein GspK → MLKAIKALGREVHRPLNNAKGIALMIAIACIMLIMWIAMEVSYDSNVEYLVNSQGLNRVKAYYAAKSGMQLSLLRIKIYQQAQSKLGDKLGDTKMLDQIWQFPFAWPLPIPDELSAIDKDAFKKAVADSTMDTSYIVTIEDEGSKIDLNDLASPSKSLQELTKKQLVTIFAQKIKEDENFQREYSNVRFDELVNNIADWMSPKSASLNGGDKRANYAELNQASQSDHYPPNRPFRSVAELHMVPGMNDDFYDLLAPRVTIYGMKGINPNIATREVLKSLDPAMTDEVVTEIIKRRDSEEEGGPFKCDQGGGSSDFWQFVQGKGIRTEGNPEDVPLICDSVMNFKIRSTGEFAGATREIVAVVMDLQKTANKVKTYVDKDKKNNGGESKSDPGGGGNQGTTPGGNAGNNANATQIPKGPPRVVYWNER, encoded by the coding sequence ATGCTCAAGGCAATCAAAGCTCTTGGCCGCGAAGTACACCGTCCACTCAATAACGCCAAAGGCATCGCGCTGATGATCGCGATCGCCTGTATCATGCTGATCATGTGGATTGCAATGGAAGTGTCCTATGATTCCAACGTCGAATACCTGGTGAATTCACAGGGTTTAAACCGTGTGAAGGCCTACTATGCCGCGAAGTCCGGCATGCAGCTCAGCCTGCTGCGTATCAAGATCTATCAACAGGCCCAAAGCAAATTGGGCGACAAACTGGGTGACACCAAAATGCTGGATCAAATCTGGCAGTTCCCGTTTGCATGGCCATTGCCAATTCCAGATGAATTAAGCGCCATCGATAAAGATGCCTTTAAAAAAGCCGTCGCCGATTCCACGATGGACACAAGTTACATTGTGACGATCGAGGATGAAGGCTCCAAGATCGATCTGAATGACCTGGCCTCCCCGTCAAAGTCTTTGCAGGAACTGACAAAAAAACAACTGGTCACGATCTTTGCGCAAAAAATCAAAGAAGACGAAAACTTCCAGCGTGAATACAGCAATGTCCGATTTGACGAACTGGTGAACAACATCGCCGACTGGATGAGCCCGAAATCTGCCTCCCTAAACGGCGGCGATAAACGCGCCAACTATGCCGAACTGAACCAAGCTTCGCAAAGCGACCACTATCCCCCAAACCGCCCGTTCCGCTCTGTCGCCGAGCTACACATGGTCCCTGGGATGAACGATGATTTCTATGACTTGCTGGCCCCACGAGTGACCATCTATGGAATGAAAGGGATCAACCCGAACATCGCCACCCGCGAAGTTCTAAAGTCCCTGGACCCAGCGATGACTGATGAAGTGGTGACCGAAATCATCAAACGCCGCGATTCCGAAGAAGAAGGCGGTCCGTTTAAATGCGATCAAGGCGGCGGCAGCAGCGACTTCTGGCAGTTCGTTCAAGGCAAAGGCATCCGTACCGAAGGAAATCCCGAAGATGTGCCGCTGATCTGCGACAGCGTGATGAACTTCAAAATCCGCAGCACCGGAGAATTCGCCGGCGCCACCCGCGAAATTGTTGCAGTGGTGATGGACCTGCAAAAAACCGCAAACAAAGTGAAAACCTACGTCGACAAAGACAAAAAAAACAACGGCGGCGAAAGCAAGTCTGACCCAGGCGGTGGAGGCAATCAAGGCACCACACCCGGTGGAAATGCCGGCAACAACGCCAACGCCACGCAAATCCCGAAAGGCCCGCCAAGAGTTGTGTACTGGAACGAAAGATAA
- a CDS encoding pilus assembly FimT family protein, producing MPGNQRGFTLIEIMIVLAIMAALITVGAPRLLKKDGNIKAVARNFIVLSKEIRNKARLTNSTYRLAISMEPGEEKYWLERASGPQAVDPDAAEKEKDRDEENAPPPLFQMDKSLLKKEKELPEGLRFASVETVNMKSPMTSGVAYIHFFPEGFVEASAVQITNGNNLTWTLVFNPLTGQADIIEKASSLKEVQR from the coding sequence ATGCCTGGTAATCAGCGGGGATTCACTCTCATTGAAATCATGATCGTGCTGGCCATTATGGCCGCTCTGATCACAGTGGGAGCTCCCCGACTTCTCAAAAAAGACGGCAATATCAAAGCCGTTGCCCGCAACTTCATCGTTCTTTCCAAAGAAATCCGCAATAAAGCCCGTTTGACCAACTCTACTTACCGCCTGGCCATCAGCATGGAACCGGGAGAGGAAAAGTATTGGCTGGAACGCGCCAGCGGCCCTCAGGCGGTCGATCCTGACGCTGCAGAAAAAGAAAAAGACCGTGACGAGGAAAATGCACCTCCCCCTTTGTTTCAGATGGATAAATCCCTGCTGAAGAAAGAAAAAGAGCTTCCCGAGGGCTTGCGTTTTGCCTCGGTAGAGACTGTGAATATGAAATCCCCTATGACTTCCGGGGTGGCCTATATCCATTTCTTCCCAGAGGGCTTTGTGGAAGCCTCTGCTGTGCAGATCACGAATGGAAATAATTTAACTTGGACTCTTGTTTTTAATCCTTTAACGGGTCAAGCTGATATCATTGAGAAAGCTTCTTCGTTAAAGGAAGTCCAGCGGTGA
- a CDS encoding single-stranded DNA-binding protein, which yields MSGVNKVILVGRLGADPEVKAIGSGSTVARLNLATSESWVKDGQRQERTEWHRITVWGKLAEICGKHLSKGRQVYVEGKLQTRQWEDQQGQKRYTTEIVASTVQFLGAAGGEKSSGNSMGNDDFNFQDFGPEPSFNSNDEIPF from the coding sequence ATGTCCGGAGTAAATAAAGTTATCCTTGTAGGCCGTTTGGGCGCTGATCCTGAAGTTAAAGCTATCGGCAGTGGCAGCACTGTGGCGCGTTTGAACCTGGCTACAAGTGAGTCATGGGTAAAAGACGGTCAACGCCAAGAGCGCACTGAATGGCACCGTATCACTGTATGGGGCAAATTGGCTGAGATCTGCGGCAAACACCTTTCCAAAGGCCGTCAGGTTTACGTAGAAGGCAAATTGCAAACTCGTCAGTGGGAAGACCAACAAGGTCAAAAACGCTACACGACTGAAATCGTGGCTTCCACAGTTCAGTTCCTGGGCGCAGCTGGTGGCGAAAAATCCTCTGGCAACTCTATGGGTAACGACGATTTCAACTTCCAAGATTTCGGTCCGGAGCCTAGCTTCAACTCTAACGACGAAATTCCTTTCTAA
- the gspF gene encoding type II secretion system inner membrane protein GspF produces MPIFEYKGLSKDGRNVKGTIDAENQRAARTKLKKDNIFVIDIKDKKKIDPKKKTGPRATKNVGVKDLSLMTRQLATLIKANIPLVDALTAVSEQVENPTLAEALADCKNMVNEGSTLHKAMLKYPNVFTTIYVSMVEAGEMSGSLDVILMRLAEFTEAQADLRAKVSSAMTYPVIMLVVTFGLMGFLFIFLIPKMVTVFESAPQLQLPWYTVALIDASQFAVNYWYLILGSMLIVYLLFRNWRNTPAGKNQWDAISLKLPLIGPTVRMVAVSRFTRTLATLLNGGVPMLAAMDIVRNVVDNHVLAKAIDEARSNISEGESIAGPLKKSGQFPPIVIHMVNIGEKTGELENMLSQVSDAYDFQVKTKLEGLTSIMGPIVIVIMGAAIGMIVMAVMVPMFEMANVAG; encoded by the coding sequence ATGCCTATTTTTGAGTACAAAGGCCTGTCGAAAGACGGAAGAAATGTTAAAGGGACCATCGACGCTGAAAACCAGCGAGCGGCCCGCACCAAGCTCAAAAAAGACAATATCTTTGTCATCGACATCAAAGACAAAAAGAAGATAGATCCAAAAAAGAAAACCGGTCCCCGCGCCACTAAAAACGTGGGCGTAAAAGACCTTTCTTTGATGACCCGTCAGTTGGCGACTTTGATCAAAGCCAACATCCCCCTGGTGGACGCGTTGACGGCCGTTTCTGAACAGGTGGAAAACCCGACCCTGGCGGAAGCTTTGGCCGACTGTAAGAACATGGTCAACGAAGGTTCCACCCTGCATAAAGCCATGCTGAAATACCCAAACGTCTTCACCACGATCTATGTGTCGATGGTGGAAGCCGGTGAAATGTCAGGCAGCTTGGATGTGATCCTGATGCGTCTGGCGGAATTCACCGAGGCTCAGGCCGATTTGCGCGCCAAAGTCAGCAGTGCCATGACTTATCCGGTGATCATGCTGGTTGTGACGTTTGGTTTGATGGGCTTTTTGTTCATCTTCCTGATTCCTAAAATGGTGACCGTGTTTGAGTCCGCTCCGCAGTTGCAGCTTCCGTGGTACACGGTGGCTTTGATTGATGCGTCCCAGTTTGCGGTGAACTATTGGTATCTGATTTTGGGAAGCATGCTGATTGTGTATCTGCTCTTCCGTAACTGGAGAAACACCCCGGCCGGCAAAAACCAATGGGATGCGATTTCTTTGAAATTGCCGCTGATTGGCCCGACGGTTCGCATGGTTGCTGTATCCCGCTTCACCCGCACCCTGGCGACACTTCTAAACGGTGGTGTTCCGATGCTGGCCGCGATGGATATCGTCAGAAACGTTGTCGACAACCACGTACTGGCTAAAGCGATTGATGAAGCCCGCAGCAATATCTCTGAGGGTGAATCCATCGCCGGTCCTTTGAAAAAATCCGGCCAGTTCCCGCCTATCGTGATTCACATGGTGAACATCGGCGAAAAAACCGGCGAGCTGGAAAACATGCTAAGTCAGGTCTCTGATGCTTATGACTTCCAGGTAAAAACCAAATTGGAAGGTCTGACCAGCATCATGGGTCCGATCGTCATCGTTATTATGGGTGCCGCGATCGGTATGATCGTTATGGCGGTCATGGTCCCAATGTTCGAAATGGCGAACGTTGCGGGGTAG
- a CDS encoding type II secretion system protein GspJ gives MMKHNRGFTMIELMITITILGTLTMLTAQAIQQAVKAKVKLQDQIDDVSRMRDGLRLLERDINLAYHYRDVEKELEQLMKKKNNNSSNQNGTIPDSSIPGVIPGGQITNDMHEQPEQREVPRRDPETHFVGNNESINFVTMNNARTVRNTKQADFIEVGYALRDCKSLREGGGSSKCLWRRSSPYVDLDVTKGGDEVALLENVSEFKLRYMGKGKQDWANDWRTDAQGDAATKGKFPQAVEISLTVEKKTAGKSKKYSMQLIVPIHFPNNPEEGANAQGNQSSWPRSTPSTQ, from the coding sequence ATGATGAAACACAACCGCGGCTTTACCATGATTGAGCTTATGATCACGATCACCATCCTGGGGACACTCACGATGCTGACAGCGCAAGCCATTCAACAGGCTGTGAAGGCCAAGGTCAAACTGCAAGATCAGATCGATGATGTGTCCCGCATGCGCGATGGTTTGCGCCTGCTGGAAAGAGACATCAATCTGGCTTACCACTATCGCGACGTTGAAAAAGAGCTGGAACAACTGATGAAGAAGAAAAATAACAATTCTTCAAACCAGAACGGCACAATCCCCGATAGCAGCATCCCCGGCGTAATCCCCGGCGGCCAAATCACCAACGATATGCATGAGCAGCCTGAGCAACGCGAAGTTCCCCGCCGCGATCCCGAGACTCACTTCGTAGGCAACAACGAGTCCATCAATTTTGTGACCATGAACAACGCCCGCACCGTCAGAAACACCAAGCAGGCGGACTTTATCGAAGTGGGCTATGCCCTGCGCGATTGTAAATCGTTGCGCGAAGGTGGCGGCAGTTCCAAATGCCTGTGGCGCCGAAGCTCCCCGTATGTGGATCTGGATGTCACCAAAGGTGGCGACGAGGTCGCTTTGCTTGAAAACGTCAGCGAATTCAAACTGCGCTATATGGGTAAAGGCAAACAGGATTGGGCCAATGACTGGCGCACGGACGCCCAAGGCGACGCGGCCACCAAGGGCAAATTCCCACAAGCTGTCGAGATCTCTTTGACCGTGGAAAAGAAAACCGCCGGCAAAAGCAAAAAATACTCAATGCAACTGATCGTCCCGATTCACTTCCCCAACAATCCAGAGGAGGGTGCAAATGCTCAAGGCAATCAAAGCTCTTGGCCGCGAAGTACACCGTCCACTCAATAA
- a CDS encoding outer membrane beta-barrel protein — MNFKNQLCALSLLLCFSSTGLAASVSAVKGQKVLINLDGDTTEVGEEFYLINPSTQKRSAIIRIKQVKGTKALGEIVRGKAADGFTLQAKAPSAMSADAPPETPEEAAPRQTNATGYLRVLKDSWGVLGGYMMNSMDAEITYRDSFGISQKASASMSGTGFGFGGFYDYALNNSLVGRGYAAMEQFNVTGSTTEAACNSSTTCDAKINYLSLYGLLKWYPIQDKYRVWLGGGMGYLLALSKSSTALNESEISTNQVFTFGGGLDWQMDRKNYIPVSIEYNMFPASDTVKASMIVIKAGWAWNL, encoded by the coding sequence GTGAATTTCAAAAACCAGCTGTGCGCATTGAGTCTTCTGCTTTGTTTTTCCTCGACAGGCCTTGCCGCATCGGTTTCTGCAGTCAAAGGGCAAAAAGTTCTGATCAACCTGGATGGCGATACCACCGAGGTGGGTGAAGAGTTCTATCTGATCAACCCGTCCACGCAAAAACGGTCGGCCATCATTCGCATCAAACAAGTCAAAGGCACCAAAGCTCTGGGCGAAATCGTCCGCGGCAAGGCTGCCGACGGCTTTACCTTGCAGGCCAAAGCTCCATCCGCCATGTCGGCTGACGCCCCTCCAGAAACGCCTGAAGAGGCTGCCCCTAGGCAAACCAATGCCACCGGCTATTTGCGTGTCCTGAAGGATTCCTGGGGCGTTTTGGGCGGCTATATGATGAACTCCATGGACGCCGAGATCACCTATCGTGACAGCTTCGGCATCAGCCAGAAGGCCTCCGCCAGCATGTCCGGCACCGGCTTTGGCTTCGGCGGCTTTTATGACTATGCCCTGAACAACAGCCTGGTGGGCCGCGGGTATGCGGCGATGGAACAATTCAACGTCACAGGCAGCACCACCGAAGCAGCTTGTAACAGCAGCACCACGTGTGATGCGAAAATCAATTATTTGTCTTTGTATGGTCTTTTGAAATGGTACCCAATTCAGGACAAGTACCGTGTGTGGCTTGGTGGTGGCATGGGCTATCTGCTGGCGCTTTCCAAGTCCTCCACTGCGTTGAATGAATCAGAAATCTCCACCAATCAGGTCTTCACTTTCGGAGGCGGTTTGGACTGGCAGATGGATCGTAAAAACTACATTCCGGTCAGTATCGAATACAACATGTTCCCGGCTTCCGACACTGTGAAAGCCAGCATGATTGTGATCAAAGCCGGATGGGCCTGGAATCTGTAA
- the gspE gene encoding type II secretion system ATPase GspE, producing the protein MASVDVSTILAKSTSLTQDQIRSVLNNPSVVRPVTVGEALAAKEFSTADEVVSDLCKELGLDFIRDIPVSEIAVDLIRDLPINYAKQHNVLPYKEDADLLVVLTSNPVNLKALDDMKVLFGKRVRPLITTSSRVQDAINKVYEKSTANLSGLDEIAEEDYDLDDPIVDLLEAGEDDAPVIKMVNSLLFRAVKEKASDIHIEPYEKDMAVRFRTDGILFDVFKPPKKLQNAITSRIKVMANLNIAEKRLPQDGRIPLKVGGKDIDIRLSCVPTTFGERLVMRIQDRSSVVRELAALGFSQENLSRMEEDILTRSYGIFLVTGPTGSGKSTTLYGALSKLNQPDVNILTVEDPVEQRIHGIGQVQVNSKIGLTFAAGLRSFLRQDPDIIMVGEIRDLETAELAIQASLTGHLVLSTLHTNDSAGAFPRLIDFGVEPFLIATSITGVIAQRLVRVLCPHCKAPHEATDFEIQLLGITREEANKANICKAMGCNHCSQKGYSGRTNIGELLIVTDDIRSLIMQRKDGNTIKRQAVANGMKTFRDHGIQKVLAGITTIEELTSNTQLDI; encoded by the coding sequence ATGGCCTCCGTGGATGTTTCAACGATACTTGCCAAATCAACCTCTTTAACACAGGACCAAATCCGTTCTGTGTTAAACAACCCTTCGGTGGTGAGACCCGTCACCGTTGGTGAGGCTTTGGCTGCGAAGGAATTTTCCACGGCGGATGAAGTGGTCTCCGATCTGTGCAAAGAACTGGGCTTGGATTTTATCCGCGACATCCCGGTCAGCGAGATCGCCGTCGACTTGATTCGTGACCTTCCAATCAACTACGCAAAACAACACAACGTCCTTCCCTACAAGGAAGATGCGGACCTGCTAGTGGTACTGACCAGCAATCCGGTGAACCTCAAAGCCCTGGATGACATGAAGGTACTGTTCGGAAAGCGCGTGCGCCCTCTGATCACCACTTCCAGCCGTGTTCAGGATGCAATCAATAAAGTTTACGAAAAAAGCACCGCGAATCTTTCCGGTTTGGATGAAATCGCCGAAGAAGATTACGATTTAGATGATCCTATCGTGGATTTGCTTGAGGCCGGCGAAGACGACGCTCCGGTGATCAAGATGGTGAATAGTCTGCTATTCCGTGCGGTGAAAGAAAAAGCGTCCGATATCCACATCGAACCCTATGAAAAAGACATGGCCGTGCGCTTCCGTACGGACGGTATTTTGTTCGACGTGTTCAAACCACCTAAAAAGCTTCAAAACGCCATCACGTCTCGTATCAAAGTTATGGCCAACCTGAACATCGCCGAAAAACGTTTGCCTCAGGACGGTCGTATTCCTTTGAAAGTCGGCGGTAAAGACATCGATATCCGTCTGTCCTGCGTCCCGACCACGTTCGGTGAGCGTCTGGTTATGCGTATTCAAGACAGATCCTCTGTCGTGCGCGAACTGGCGGCCTTGGGCTTTTCTCAGGAAAACCTGTCCCGCATGGAAGAAGACATCCTGACTCGTTCTTATGGCATCTTCCTGGTCACGGGTCCGACGGGTTCTGGTAAGTCCACGACTCTTTACGGGGCCCTTTCCAAACTGAACCAGCCTGACGTGAATATCCTGACAGTTGAAGATCCGGTGGAGCAACGTATCCACGGCATCGGTCAGGTGCAAGTGAACTCGAAGATCGGCCTGACCTTCGCAGCCGGCCTTCGTTCCTTCCTTCGTCAGGACCCTGACATCATCATGGTCGGTGAGATTCGTGACTTGGAAACCGCCGAACTGGCGATCCAGGCTTCTTTGACGGGTCACTTGGTTCTTTCCACGCTGCACACGAATGACTCGGCCGGGGCCTTCCCCCGTCTGATCGACTTCGGGGTGGAACCGTTCCTGATTGCAACCTCGATCACAGGTGTTATCGCCCAGCGTTTGGTGCGCGTTCTTTGCCCACACTGCAAAGCCCCGCATGAAGCGACGGATTTTGAAATCCAGCTTTTGGGTATCACCCGTGAAGAGGCGAACAAAGCCAACATCTGCAAAGCCATGGGTTGCAACCACTGCTCGCAGAAAGGCTACTCCGGTCGTACCAATATCGGAGAGCTTTTGATCGTAACGGATGACATCCGTTCATTGATCATGCAGCGTAAAGACGGTAATACAATTAAAAGACAAGCAGTTGCCAACGGAATGAAGACCTTCCGTGACCACGGGATCCAAAAAGTCCTTGCGGGCATCACGACAATTGAAGAACTGACTTCCAATACGCAGCTGGATATTTAG
- a CDS encoding type II secretion system protein — MKKNGFTLIETIMAMVILSSGIMLLANSWSGSFMRVRKTQLSTEVTALLERKMVEVEMEYAGKPLDSIPEETEDDFGSEYPQYTWKMTSKEFEVPDISATLTAQSGGADEMALTVMKTLTEHLSKSVKEVKVTVIYKGAKKPMEFSATQYFVDYDKELPLPSMPGM; from the coding sequence GTGAAAAAAAACGGATTCACATTGATTGAAACCATCATGGCGATGGTGATCCTGTCCTCAGGGATTATGCTTTTGGCAAATTCCTGGAGCGGTTCTTTCATGCGTGTCCGCAAGACCCAGTTGTCCACCGAAGTCACCGCCTTACTTGAACGAAAAATGGTCGAAGTCGAAATGGAGTATGCCGGAAAACCACTGGACTCGATCCCGGAAGAAACTGAAGACGACTTTGGCTCTGAGTACCCGCAATACACCTGGAAAATGACCTCCAAAGAATTTGAAGTCCCGGATATTTCCGCGACCCTCACCGCCCAGTCTGGTGGTGCGGATGAAATGGCTTTGACCGTGATGAAGACACTGACAGAGCATCTTTCCAAGTCCGTGAAGGAAGTGAAAGTGACCGTCATCTATAAAGGTGCCAAAAAACCTATGGAGTTTTCTGCCACCCAGTACTTTGTCGACTATGACAAGGAACTGCCACTGCCTTCGATGCCGGGGATGTGA
- the pilM gene encoding pilus assembly protein PilM, translating into MKSLGIDIGSSSIKVVEVQSTSKGFQVTQFMEHPLGISPGADQELEILEYLRDLSSLYDPSQTRFNFALPQNRVAIRNKFFPFNDRIKISKSLAFELEEDLPFSSDNAIFDAKIIRTVGSGAEVLACAAPKIHVQNLIQRAQDSNMDPFIISSEGTSFANVFERWNEAPPALAAPALGLDEEVKPVRQISITLNIGHSRTLVCAFEGSSLIQVGSILWGGKNIADAIAKKYEIPYIEAIKELQTKAFILTNKQGATFDQVTFSDTIAKCVREMARDLQLAILELKSEFNAQINNIHLTGGVSQIQNLGPFLTQVLEVPVNRVSVLDQIPNVNFERSAYHGAVCGVALGLAIEGFKKPRNPPLNFLRGEFAKENHQLKMFWEKWGSTIKVATAALVVLFVYSSLRESFALSLADRTQEVLKSQAKSVAGLKGRAASENGIRKYIRDNKKRAADLKTLASVANMNSALDIAKKINDAAPPKSSITLDIHQMAIQDAQVTLQGYVNSPREMSLLQQALTNVSTDGQVKSGQSTLGTLPGRTAFSFSFNVDRNVEKVTR; encoded by the coding sequence TTGAAATCTCTCGGCATTGACATCGGATCCAGCAGCATCAAGGTTGTTGAAGTGCAGTCCACTTCAAAGGGCTTTCAAGTCACTCAGTTCATGGAGCATCCACTCGGAATTTCTCCAGGCGCTGATCAGGAGCTTGAAATCCTTGAGTATTTGCGTGACCTCTCCAGTCTTTATGACCCGTCACAAACTCGTTTTAACTTTGCATTGCCACAAAATCGCGTGGCGATCCGAAACAAGTTCTTCCCGTTCAATGACCGTATCAAGATCTCCAAATCTCTGGCCTTTGAGCTTGAAGAAGACCTGCCGTTTTCATCTGACAATGCCATCTTTGATGCCAAAATCATCCGCACGGTAGGTTCTGGCGCGGAAGTTCTGGCCTGTGCGGCTCCGAAAATCCATGTGCAAAATCTGATTCAGCGCGCGCAGGATTCCAACATGGATCCATTCATCATTTCCTCTGAAGGCACGTCCTTTGCGAACGTGTTCGAACGCTGGAATGAAGCCCCACCCGCTTTGGCGGCCCCGGCGCTGGGTTTGGATGAAGAGGTAAAACCGGTTCGTCAGATCAGCATCACTTTGAATATCGGCCACAGCCGCACCCTGGTGTGCGCTTTTGAAGGCAGTTCTTTGATTCAAGTGGGTTCTATCCTTTGGGGTGGTAAAAATATCGCCGATGCCATCGCCAAGAAATACGAAATTCCGTACATCGAAGCGATCAAAGAGCTTCAGACCAAAGCTTTCATTCTGACCAACAAACAGGGTGCCACTTTCGATCAAGTCACATTCTCGGACACAATTGCCAAGTGCGTCCGCGAAATGGCGCGTGATCTGCAACTGGCGATTCTGGAACTGAAGAGTGAATTCAACGCCCAGATCAACAACATTCACCTGACCGGTGGTGTTTCCCAGATTCAGAACCTGGGCCCGTTCCTGACTCAAGTTCTGGAAGTTCCGGTGAACCGCGTGTCGGTTCTGGATCAGATCCCGAATGTGAATTTTGAACGCTCGGCTTACCATGGCGCTGTTTGCGGTGTGGCTTTGGGTCTGGCGATTGAAGGCTTCAAAAAACCAAGAAATCCGCCTTTGAACTTCCTGCGTGGTGAATTCGCCAAAGAAAATCACCAACTGAAAATGTTCTGGGAAAAATGGGGCTCCACGATCAAAGTGGCGACGGCGGCTTTGGTGGTTCTGTTTGTGTATTCCTCCCTGCGTGAAAGCTTTGCTTTAAGCCTTGCCGACCGCACTCAGGAAGTGCTGAAGTCCCAGGCCAAGTCCGTGGCGGGACTGAAAGGCCGTGCGGCTTCTGAAAACGGCATTCGCAAGTACATCCGTGACAACAAAAAACGCGCCGCTGATCTTAAGACTCTGGCCAGCGTTGCCAATATGAATTCCGCCCTGGATATCGCCAAAAAGATCAACGATGCGGCTCCGCCGAAATCCTCGATCACTTTGGACATCCACCAGATGGCGATTCAGGATGCACAGGTGACCTTGCAGGGTTATGTGAACTCTCCGCGCGAGATGAGCCTGCTGCAACAAGCCCTGACCAACGTTTCCACAGACGGTCAGGTGAAAAGCGGCCAAAGCACTTTGGGTACTCTGCCCGGCCGCACCGCTTTTTCATTCAGCTTCAATGTCGATCGCAATGTTGAGAAGGTGACAAGATGA
- the gspG gene encoding type II secretion system major pseudopilin GspG — MSLLKNRKGMTLIEIMIVLAIIGGIAALLLPNITGQLDKSKAKEAKIQLTQIVNALSMYYTDCGKYPQTLEGLTTADPNCSNWGPQPYYTKKLQDPFGHDLVYELEGGEYSLKSLGKDGREGGSGFDKDITLDDLN, encoded by the coding sequence ATGTCTCTTCTCAAAAACCGCAAGGGTATGACTCTGATTGAAATCATGATCGTCCTTGCCATCATCGGTGGTATCGCAGCTCTTCTTCTTCCTAACATCACGGGACAATTGGATAAATCCAAAGCCAAAGAGGCTAAGATCCAACTGACACAAATCGTGAATGCCCTTTCCATGTACTACACGGATTGCGGTAAATATCCTCAGACTTTGGAAGGTTTGACGACTGCTGATCCAAACTGCTCCAACTGGGGTCCTCAGCCTTACTACACCAAGAAACTTCAAGATCCATTCGGTCACGATCTGGTTTACGAACTGGAAGGTGGCGAATACTCTTTGAAATCTTTGGGTAAAGACGGCCGCGAAGGTGGTTCTGGCTTTGACAAAGACATCACACTGGATGATCTGAACTAA